In a genomic window of Nyctibius grandis isolate bNycGra1 chromosome 4, bNycGra1.pri, whole genome shotgun sequence:
- the SFR1 gene encoding swi5-dependent recombination DNA repair protein 1 homolog, which produces MEEPVFDKLTSLCNTPKDSGTAAPQRTSSGKQPLSAALRERLRKTRRSFNANFTVAKRLKIDTEEKDCADADKGCLPKTSTDCSRLQDGSEDLERNGTGHTCFKSPLQTNDLCGSAENSHVLQADLSQQDSLEEKVRLLKQVQEKEELLRRLKLVKMYRSKNNLSELQALIVKWRSSTQLMLYELQSAFSADGKKVSLTQLIDTFGLEDQLLHYSRTEEDFVDA; this is translated from the exons ATGGAAGAACCAGTGTTTGATAAATTGACATCTTTGTGCAATACTCCAAAGGATTCTGGGACAGCAGCTCCACAGAGGACTAGTTCAGGGAAACAG ccACTGAGTGCAGCTCTGAGGGAGCGATTAAGGAAAACAAGACGTTCATTTAATGCTAATTTTACAGTGGCAAAGCGGCTCAAAATagacactgaagaaaaagactGTGCTGATGCTGACAAAGGATGTCTGCCAAAGACAAGTACAGATTGTTCCAGATTACAGGATGGTTCTGAAGACCTGGAAAGAAACGGCACTGGACATACATGTTTCAAAAGTCCCTTACAGACAAATGATCTCTGTGGATCAGCAGAGAATTCTCATGTGCTACAGGCTGATCTTAGTCAGCAAGACTCCCTGGAAGAAAAAGTAAGGCTGCTGAAACAAGtgcaagagaaggaagaacTGCTTCGAAGGCTCAAACTGGTTAAGATGTACCGATCGAAG AACAACCTGTCTGAACTGCAGGCTTTGATAGTGAAATGGAGAAGTAGTACCCAGCTGATGTTATATGAACTACAGTCAGCCTTTTCTGCAGATGGCAAGAAAGTGAGTCTCACTCAGCTGATAGATACTTTTGGATTAGAAGACCAGTTACTGCACTACAGCAGAACAGAAGAAGATTTTGTAGATGCATAA